The proteins below are encoded in one region of uncultured Campylobacter sp.:
- the tupC gene encoding tungstate ABC transporter ATP-binding protein TupC, producing the protein MINVRNLRLNYGASEILNIPRLDIDVSKITALTGSNGSGKSTLMRVMSFLQKPTSGEVRLWGSSAPSLNLLRDISVLLPEPALLKRSVRENFRAVLKSRGVLAEFEQRASEALNLVGLDESFLNKRHFELSSGQTQRISFALNLALRSRLYLLDEPTNSVDVGTSKLFGKAVLYMRQRYGCGFVIASHDDKWLSAVAEENVFLHKGCVCEFEYKNIFDAHGGVLKFDENASVNLPQNLRNAVKIAVNPSKITLSKTPIKGYLGGILHSVSLYLGKDLLVKIKIGDFLIKTLAPNSQNFNVGERIYFKFDEGAFLGLE; encoded by the coding sequence GTGATAAACGTTAGAAATTTACGCCTAAACTACGGCGCGAGCGAGATTTTAAACATCCCGCGCCTTGATATCGACGTTAGTAAAATCACCGCGCTAACGGGCAGCAACGGCAGCGGCAAAAGCACGCTGATGCGAGTGATGTCGTTTTTACAAAAGCCCACTAGCGGCGAAGTGCGGCTGTGGGGAAGCAGCGCGCCGAGCCTAAATTTACTGCGCGACATTAGCGTTTTGTTGCCAGAGCCCGCGCTTTTAAAACGCTCCGTGAGGGAAAATTTTAGAGCCGTTTTAAAAAGCCGCGGAGTGCTGGCGGAATTTGAGCAAAGGGCGAGCGAGGCGTTAAATTTGGTCGGGCTTGACGAGAGCTTTTTAAACAAGCGCCACTTTGAGCTTAGCTCGGGGCAGACGCAGCGCATTAGCTTTGCATTAAATTTGGCGCTTAGATCGCGGCTTTATCTACTCGACGAGCCGACAAATAGCGTGGATGTGGGCACTTCAAAGCTTTTTGGCAAGGCGGTGCTTTATATGCGGCAAAGATACGGCTGCGGCTTTGTGATCGCTAGCCACGACGACAAATGGCTAAGCGCGGTCGCCGAAGAAAACGTCTTTTTGCACAAAGGTTGCGTGTGTGAATTTGAGTACAAAAACATATTTGACGCGCATGGCGGGGTTTTAAAATTTGACGAAAACGCGAGCGTAAATTTGCCGCAAAATTTACGTAACGCCGTAAAGATCGCCGTAAATCCAAGCAAAATAACGCTAAGCAAAACGCCGATAAAAGGCTACTTAGGCGGCATCTTACACTCGGTTTCGCTCTATCTTGGCAAAGATCTTTTGGTAAAAATCAAAATAGGCGACTTTTTGATAAAAACCCTGGCGCCTAATTCGCAAAATTTTAACGTCGGCGAGAGAATTTATTTTAAATTTGACGAGGGAGCGTTTTTGGGGCTTGAATGA
- the tupB gene encoding tungstate ABC transporter permease TupB, producing MDFLLNGFLEAFRLLFSGDEETYSAIRATLYTSSVSIFFAILVGFPLGFTLGFYDFRGRRVLRLLSDTALAMPTVAIGLILYAFITRNGPFGEFGLLFTLKAVMLGQFVLALPIIISLSASVVENMDKKHYLTILNLRLSAPRLVACVLYELRYALMVVVATAYGRIVAEVGVAMMIGGNIKYFTRTITTAVSLETNKGEFAMGIALALVLIFIAFAVNLTIHALKRLDK from the coding sequence TTGGATTTTCTACTAAACGGATTTTTGGAGGCCTTTAGGCTGCTTTTTAGCGGCGACGAGGAGACGTATTCGGCGATCAGGGCGACGCTTTACACTTCGAGCGTTTCGATATTTTTTGCGATTTTAGTCGGCTTTCCGCTTGGATTTACGCTGGGATTTTACGATTTTCGCGGACGGCGAGTATTACGATTGCTTAGCGATACGGCGCTTGCGATGCCTACAGTTGCGATCGGGCTTATTTTATACGCGTTTATCACGCGAAACGGCCCGTTTGGCGAGTTTGGACTGCTTTTTACGCTAAAGGCCGTTATGCTCGGCCAGTTCGTGCTGGCTCTGCCTATCATCATCTCGCTAAGCGCTAGCGTCGTGGAAAATATGGACAAAAAGCACTACCTAACCATACTAAATTTACGCCTGAGCGCGCCTAGGCTCGTTGCCTGCGTGCTTTACGAGCTAAGATACGCTTTGATGGTGGTCGTAGCGACGGCGTACGGGCGTATCGTGGCCGAGGTCGGCGTGGCGATGATGATCGGCGGAAATATCAAATACTTCACCCGCACGATCACGACTGCGGTGTCGCTGGAGACGAATAAGGGCGAGTTTGCGATGGGTATAGCGCTGGCTTTGGTGCTTATCTTTATCGCATTTGCCGTAAATTTGACGATACACGCGCTAAAAAGGCTGGATAAATGA
- the tupA gene encoding tungstate ABC transporter substrate-binding protein TupA, translating into MKKVILGSLIASVLAFAGDSELIMATTTSTDNTGLLDAIYPAYKAKTGVDIKWTAVGTGAALKLGENCDADILFVHSPKVEKEFVEKGFGVERKAVMYNDFVVIADKSIADKFKGKDIKESFELIKKENIKFFSRGDKSGTDNKEKGIWKKINGEVPEKDGWYMQTGQGMLATINAAAEQKGVTFTDRGTYIKYEDTKKGAPEMVIINEGDNDLKNFYSLIAVNPKHCAKADIENANKFIEWATSEEGQKFIGDFKLLGKPLFTPDANTRKN; encoded by the coding sequence ATGAAAAAAGTAATATTAGGCTCGCTAATCGCGAGCGTTTTGGCGTTTGCGGGCGATAGCGAACTCATCATGGCAACCACAACCAGCACCGATAACACGGGGCTACTAGACGCGATCTACCCTGCGTATAAGGCAAAAACAGGCGTCGATATCAAATGGACTGCCGTAGGCACGGGAGCAGCTTTAAAACTAGGCGAAAACTGCGATGCGGACATACTTTTCGTGCATTCGCCAAAAGTTGAGAAAGAATTCGTAGAAAAGGGCTTTGGCGTCGAGAGAAAAGCCGTAATGTACAATGACTTCGTCGTCATCGCCGATAAATCTATCGCAGATAAATTTAAAGGCAAAGATATCAAAGAGAGCTTTGAGCTGATCAAAAAAGAGAATATCAAATTTTTCTCTCGCGGCGATAAATCTGGCACCGACAACAAAGAAAAAGGTATCTGGAAAAAAATCAACGGCGAAGTGCCTGAAAAAGACGGCTGGTACATGCAAACAGGCCAAGGCATGCTAGCTACCATCAACGCGGCAGCCGAGCAAAAGGGCGTGACGTTCACAGACCGCGGCACCTACATCAAGTACGAGGACACCAAAAAAGGCGCGCCTGAGATGGTCATCATCAACGAAGGCGACAACGACCTAAAGAACTTCTACTCGCTAATCGCGGTAAATCCGAAGCACTGCGCTAAGGCCGACATCGAAAACGCAAATAAATTTATCGAGTGGGCGACGAGCGAAGAGGGTCAGAAATTTATCGGCGACTTTAAGCTGCTAGGTAAGCCACTTTTCACGCCTGACGCAAATACACGCAAAAACTAA